ATATTCGCCTGAAGGAAGTCCCCTCTATTGCTGATAGCCTGTACAACATTCAGCTGGTCAGAGAGTTCGCCAATGAGTATCTGAATAAAAGTTTCTACTTGACAACCGAGGACATGCTTTACTCACCACTCGTGCTAAAGGTATGTGAActaaaattatatatttaatctACATTACAAGTCACTTATTAGTACAAGTTAAATGTCTGGattcaagcttttttttaaccacattaCCTGTTCCTTGTAGCACAATGTCATGGTTTTTATTGCTGAGCTCTTCTGGTGGTTTGAGACTGTCAAGCCAGAGTTTGTCCAGCCCAGAGATCTGCAGGAGTTAAAAGATGGTAAGCATCACAGTGCAACTTCCTCACATACAAGATGAAAATATCACATTGGTGAAAGACTGACTGCATTGTATCTTTTTAAAGGCTAGACTGATAGTATAATGAAAGCATGTGGTAACGCTGCACACTGTGATGTTACATTATTCTCAATAACTGCATCAGAAATGTCTTAACTATGACAATCCTTGTCTCGAGTTATTGGAGAAGTAATATCTGGTGACAAAATGATTGATTAAGACATTAATCACAAATTGAACCCTTATGTATTGCAtttcaaatgaacatttttgtctttactTGATTTGTGCACAATTGCATATAAATCCTGTTCATCTCTGGTTGCGCTGCATTAGTGACAGCAGTCCTTAGCCACTATCTGTTTGTATTAGTGATCACCATATTTGTCCTCCTTTCCTCAGCACGAGCCGCAGCTCAGCCCAAGAGTGCACGTCCATCAGTGCCCATCTCTAATGCCACTAAACGCAGCTTCCTGGTTAGTCCTGGTGTGGCCGATAACCAGAGCAGCCCTGAAGTCTGTAACAGGTACTTCCTGCACCCTGACGACTCTGACCCCCTGTAAGTCTTCTCTCACTTTTCCTTCTCATTCCACCTCATGATCCAGTCTGCTAACCAGTTACAGTAACTGTATAAGGTTGAGTAAATATGCACTTGATTCTGTCTCATCATTAATTTCACGTGTCTTTCACCTTTCTCGTCTGCACCAAACTATTATGATATGCACCAAGTAAAGCTaagctttacattacatttacatgtatgtgtgtgtgcttaaaggctgcaactattattttctttattgattCAGCTATCGATCATTTTCTCAGTTAACTCttgtttgttccataaaatgtgatcagttaatgtaattattttagtACGACAGGATGTATGAAGCCTTTGGATTTTCTCTGACAGCTCAGATAGGTTCCATTAAAACGCAGCTGACTGTTCCCACAAAATCATTGTTCCAGAGCTGCAGCCTCTGCTTTTACCAGGTTAATGATGAGTGGCAGGCTGTTTACAAACACTGATATTTCACTAGTACTTTTCTTTGCTATAAAAACAAGATGCGCGATGCATAACTTCCATAGAATCATGTGGCTGCAGCCACATCATGTTAGGTGGACGCATACAGTGGATACAAGCATACAAGCAGGGGAAGGTATATGTGGTAATATTTTCATGACCCCAGCCATGCTTACCAACAAAAAAGAGagcaaaatagaaaatgagCAACATCTGAAGCAGTGCCATCTCCTGAAGAACACTTAATACAAGACTTTACAGTCGGAGATTCAAGTACGGGCCCTGTCATACTACATAAACGGCGATATCATGCAATCATCTACTTTTTTGCTAAAAGATGTGGTGCAATTACTCTTTTCTGCAATTGTGATGTTTATGAGACTAAAGACTTCAGCTACATAGTTcaaaggagaaataaatgttttaagcATACAGGGAAAAATAAGTCTTTGATCATAAAAGGAAGAAAGCATCTCAAGGTATTAACTATAGTTCGTCACTAATTCAGTAAAGCAAAAAAGGCATGAAGTGATGTCCGAGTCATTTTTGTAGTTGCAGTCACAGTTAAGTCCCAACAGCAATCAAGCATAGTCGAAAAATAATGGATTTGGCTGTAAATATTTCTCTCGGACAGTATTTCCTCTGCCTTATACAGACTGctgagaattaaaaaaagagctgcGAAGTGTCATACCTTTCATATCGGATTGGTCAAGTcgcatttgtgtttgttctagtttgttttttgctggGTTTGTTTGTCAAAGTCACAGCATATGAAGGTAGTTCCTGATATTTAGAACTGATCAAAGAATGTATTTTGTTCTCACATAAAACTTGAAGCTTTGAACCTGTAAAGTGTTAAGATTTTAGTTAATATACACCTGTTTTGTTCGTCTAAATTCATTTGCAGAACGTAATAACCCTTTAAACTAAAGAGTAAAAGAGAAACTTGACAGAAATAtcaatgtgagtgtgagttatATCGTGATAtaaccatatatatatgtgtatatatatatatggttatATCGTGATataaccatatatatataaccatatatatatatgtgtgtatatatatatatatatatatgtatgtgtatatatatatatatttatatatatgtgtgtgtgtgtgtgtgtatacatacatatatatatatatacatatatatatatatatatatatatatatatatatatatatatatatatacatatatatatatatatatatatatatatatatatatatatatatatatatatatatacgtatatgtatatatatatatatgtgtgtgtgtgtgtgtatatatacacaggaaacaatttatattaaaaaaagcatataacatttttttcccatattACCTAGCcctagttgcagccctaatttacTTTGCATTTTTGGGGTTAAAAAAGGTTTATTGAATGTTATCTCTTTTTAAAGATTGAGATTAGGGGTGGGCGGTATTGGCAAATACGATCTCTATATTTTTGACAATATTGATAATTAgcagaaatcacacaaaaggaaaatatgCAGTGTGCTCCATCTTAtcttataataaatatataaaatttaaaatatttttttataaatataaaaaatatagaaaGACTTTAAACAAACgttattattataaacaaaTCCACAGTCAAATAGAAAAGAATACTATTACTATACAGTATAGACTTATTAGGACAGTTTTTTCCAAAAATTCAGTTTGAACTAATTTATAATGACCTGTTATTTGTTCAAGTAATTCAAACCCCCACCCCCGTGAGCACATGCTGCTGCCACCCCCACCATTGTCACTGCTCAGATGTAATCATGTTACATCCAGTAGCTGTTTATCAGTGCAAGCAGCTTCATTTCTGATATTATTTGATAGAAATAATATCGAGAGTGTGTGGctctctttatttacattataacCATCAGAGCAGTGCATACAAAGACCAAAGCTGTGTCTTTGTATGCAGGTGTTTATATTATACGGCACAGCGAGGTGTTTAGTGTGCCTGGCAGGTTTACCAGGCTTTTCTTGAGATCTGGCATCTCCATGTTTCCTCTGCGCAGCTGCCCTGAGTGGCAGGGAAAGTACTCGCGAGTCTACTAGTGGTAATTGGACACTGGATTCTGCTGCTCAGTGCTCAGTGCTCAGTGCTCCTGCAAGGAGGACTTCTGCTGCACGCATTGAGTGAATGTGCGGAGTTTACTTGCATCGAGTTTCATCGATACTACCTcaaataatatgtaatattattataatatataataataataatatataacacCCGCCTCTAGTTGAGAGTTTCTCTGTTTGATGTTACAGTGTCTGTTCTTATTTGGGTTTGTGAACTGCATTTGATTGGCAGAAGCTGCAGTCCTTTGTTTGGGTGTGACCTTCATACTGCCCTGATCTAACAAATGATTTACATGGCTCTGCTTTGCTTGCATTATTCTGATGACTGTATTTCATTCTACATAAATTACAGTAGTGTTACAAATTACTTTTTACtgactgcttttctttttcgttTTAGTAAAGGGGGGCCAACCTTCAGTCCTTCGCACCCACTTCTACCCCTACGACAGAGGCAGCAGATGCAGCAAGGAGAAGACACTCCAGGTAACTACCTCCAAAAAGCAAAGCAGTACATCTTCTGATCCATCATGTGAGACACAGATTCTTATTCAACTTATTTCATACCTCCTGATCAATCATTTGTTTCTGGTTAGGTTTGCGATTCCGTTCAAACTCGTTGACCCAAATGGATGGACAACCAAGAGCCTCTGTCGCTGCATGGCCTGACAAGAGGCAGAGGTACGGAGTATAGTagcacacatacatatttaaatcTAGAAGAAAGGTGCTTATAAATAAgttcaatttctttttctttatttttttaattattaatattttttccaATGCACTAATATCTATAACTATCAGGTGTGCAAAACAGAGTTTCCATGGATCTTTAAAAAGGCATTGAATTAATTCATCTAAAAACAAGGCCTTATTTGGTATTCGAATATTTCAAATCGTTCTTTCAGAAGTCTTGGGAAAACATGGGAAGTAAGAATTTATGATTTGTTATCTAACataattaatgtaattaaatgtgtgtgtgtgtggatatgtatctgtgtgtttgtgtatatataattttctatttacaaatttaattttaaataattttccCAATGCCTCTTGCCGTAACATCATGCAGATCAGGGTATTGGAACCAACAAAACATTAAGCAGATATTTAAATTCTGTACATtaaaattctttcttttttgttcaaaaTTGTCCCTATCCCcaactaatgtttttttttccccatttttgttTATATCTTGAATTTAACTTGCCTTATGCTGGAAgaagcttgttgtttttttggaatctTTAAATTAtactgacaaaaatgtctctgtctctgtagaCCGCTGTCCACACTGAGCCCCTTCATGTTGCATGCAGCCACAGACAGTGATGCAGACATCGCCTCTGGTGACAATATTAGTCTGGCTCGGTCCATAAGTAAGGACAGTCTGGCATCCAACATAACCAACATCACACCCAAACACCAGACTTCTGTCCACCAGCTTTCACAGGGTGTAGTGCGTAAAGTCAACGGACACAGCCTATTGAGTAATGTCAACattgaagatgaggaggaaactCTGTTGGCTGTTGCAAGGACTGATTGTACCACCATACAAAAACAGGTTGATGGGATgccagcaactgccactgtgGGACCTAAACCTTCCACTGAGTCCAAACCTGCAACAGATTGCTTTTACCTAGAACCACTGATGCCTGCCGTGCtcaaaacagcaaaagaaaagtcTGTATGCCTAAACAAGGAGGAAGAGTGTGGTGAGGGGCCCCTATCGTCAGGACGGGGCTCATTACGACGAGGAGATGGATCTACATCAGTCGTTCGTAGGAAAACGCCCATCAACTTAAACCAAACATTTTCCCCTCCAGGTGAGGAGACGGACTCGTCAGAGGAACCTACACAAGGTCAGACAGGTTTCAGGCTCGCATCCACAGACGGTACGGACCTCCTGTCCAGAGACCCAGCAGGTGGCTTCTACCTGCATTCAGATGCTGAAGAACCAAAGTCTGGTCATGGTGTAGATGCTGAGCTGGAAGACctggatgaggatgaagaggatttGGATGAAGCAGTTACCACTAAAGACCCTAGTTGGCCTAGGAAAGACCTcaatgaggaggatgaagaagaagaatcagcCAAACTCCAAGAGGATATGAATGTGAAAGAGCATGAGGACAAAGACATAAATGGTGGCAGTGGTCGCTCCAGCCCTTGTCTCAGCACTCACTCCCAGGCCAGCAGCATGGCAAGCGGCAGTGTGCGCATGACCTCGTTTGCAGAGCGCAAATACCAGCAGCAGCGCTTTGGCAGCAACCATGACCTACGCTCCAGTGCCTCTAGCTCCCAAAGGACCACCCCAGATGGATCAGAGAGCAGTGGGCCGCTGGCATCCTCTTGGAGGATGAAAAGAGATCAGAGCCCCTCCTCACCGTTGGGTGGAAGCATCCGTGCAGGTGATGTTAGTGGTGGTACTGTTCTGGCTTCCGAACTGGTCCAGCTGCGTATGCAGTTGGAGGAGAAGCGGCGGGCCATTGAGcaccaaaagaagaagatggaggtgCTCTCAGCAAGGCAGAGGCAGAAGCTTGGAAAGGCAGCTTTCCTGCACATTGTAAAGAAAGGTGGAGGCAGGAGTGAAACGTTACCCAACCCACTTAAAGCTGATATTCCTAAAGATGAGATCAATGGAGAAAAGGGACCAAAAAGTAAAGATGATGTATGTGTTGATGCCTTGAGGGGGGGGAAAGAGGTGGCAGCAACCACCTTGCCTGGTGCCTTAGAAGCCGACAAGAAAGTAAACAGTGGAAGCTTCTATTTAGAAGAAGAGTTGGACCTGAACGAGTGTAGCCGCTCCATTGACCTACTGAACGACGCCATCAGTAGCATCCAGCAGCAGATGATGCAGCTGTCGGTGCAGCAAGAGATGTTGATGAAACAGAATGTACAGTCCCCCCCTGCTGCaactccacctcctcccactggtgaaaaaaaatgtgactcgAAGTCCAGTGCAAGTTTTCATTATGTGGAGCACCTCTCTGGCACTAACACTGCCCCTACCAGGAAGCCCCCCAAGCTGAGCTCAGGCCGGAGCTCCAGATCAAAACCATCAGAGTTGAAAATAGCCAAGGAACAAGGCAGGCACACATCCAGGACCCTCACCCCCACCCACAGTGGATCAGAGTCAGCACCACATCCAAGGCATTTAGCCGGGGGCAGGTCCCCCAGGACCGAGCAGCCTGACAGCCCCAGAAACCTCACCACAAGAGACGCAGTCGATATGCACGGCTCCAGCCACATTCGGAGCC
The DNA window shown above is from Solea senegalensis isolate Sse05_10M linkage group LG5, IFAPA_SoseM_1, whole genome shotgun sequence and carries:
- the camsap1b gene encoding calmodulin-regulated spectrin-associated protein 1-B isoform X3; the protein is MDVDFCAGGDSTRRKMDLAGVAEGTIDVTPLEMYDSSRAKIAANLRWLFAKAYGIDHIPEDLRDPFYTDQYEQEHIKPPVIRLLLSCELYCRVCTLILKTEQAASLQSHLSVIQALSRKGIYVVDSDDTRVTEGDLACVPIKMSAHMPMIDALMMAYTVEMISIEKVVASVKRFSTFSASKELPFDLEDAMVFWINKVNMKMREIAERDHKVKHHPLESPSHQKVRYRREHASGQHLAFPLVEDLMRDVCDGAALLTVVHYYCSDIMKLEDIRLKEVPSIADSLYNIQLVREFANEYLNKSFYLTTEDMLYSPLVLKHNVMVFIAELFWWFETVKPEFVQPRDLQELKDARAAAQPKSARPSVPISNATKRSFLVSPGVADNQSSPEVCNRYFLHPDDSDPLKGGPTFSPSHPLLPLRQRQQMQQGEDTPGLRFRSNSLTQMDGQPRASVAAWPDKRQRPLSTLSPFMLHAATDSDADIASGDNISLARSISKDSLASNITNITPKHQTSVHQLSQGVVRKVNGHSLLSNVNIEDEEETLLAVARTDCTTIQKQVDGMPATATVGPKPSTESKPATDCFYLEPLMPAVLKTAKEKSVCLNKEEECGEGPLSSGRGSLRRGDGSTSVVRRKTPINLNQTFSPPGEETDSSEEPTQGQTGFRLASTDGTDLLSRDPAGGFYLHSDAEEPKSGHGVDAELEDLDEDEEDLDEAVTTKDPSWPRKDLNEEDEEEESAKLQEDMNVKEHEDKDINGGSGRSSPCLSTHSQASSMASGSVRMTSFAERKYQQQRFGSNHDLRSSASSSQRTTPDGSESSGPLASSWRMKRDQSPSSPLGGSIRAGDVSGGTVLASELVQLRMQLEEKRRAIEHQKKKMEVLSARQRQKLGKAAFLHIVKKGGGRSETLPNPLKADIPKDEINGEKGPKSKDDVCVDALRGGKEVAATTLPGALEADKKVNSGSFYLEEELDLNECSRSIDLLNDAISSIQQQMMQLSVQQEMLMKQNVQSPPAATPPPPTGEKKCDSKSSASFHYVEHLSGTNTAPTRKPPKLSSGRSSRSKPSELKIAKEQGRHTSRTLTPTHSGSESAPHPRHLAGGRSPRTEQPDSPRNLTTRDAVDMHGSSHIRSPTFRLHDEANMRLPTRVDLTAVVVPEVSFNKCMSSTMREPELNSLELSLENISSEEVQRSKTHLIEVDLSELKATDDEVAADATTEAGDGEQKSVLGFFFKDEQKAEDELAKKRAAFLLKQQKKAEEARLRKHQLEAESELKRDEARRKAEEERLRKEEEKTRRELIKQEYLRRKQQEMLEEQGLVKPKTPKPKQKHRPKTVFREESSSDNFSKCSSTPENLSTAQSGSSLSLASAATNEADSVNSGGASSQRCDSVESFPGSRTNSRTAERDWDNGSTASSITSMAEYTGPKLFKEPSAKSNKPIIHNAISHCCLAGKVNEPQKNQILEELEKCESNHLMILFRDGGCQFRALYSYFPDTEEIQKLTGTGPKSISKKMIDKLYKYSSDRKQFTVIPAKTVSVSVDALTIHNHLWQPKRGTVPKKSVK
- the camsap1b gene encoding calmodulin-regulated spectrin-associated protein 1-B isoform X1 — translated: MDVDFCAGGDSTRRKMDLAGVAEGTIDVTPLEMYDSSRAKIAANLRWLFAKAYGIDHIPEDLRDPFYTDQYEQEHIKPPVIRLLLSCELYCRVCTLILKTEQAASLQSHLSVIQALSRKGIYVVDSDDTRVTEGDLACVPIKMSAHMPMIDALMMAYTVEMISIEKVVASVKRFSTFSASKELPFDLEDAMVFWINKVNMKMREIAERDHKVKHHPLESPSHQKSPSKWYWKLVPVRYRREHASGQHLAFPLVEDLMRDVCDGAALLTVVHYYCSDIMKLEDIRLKEVPSIADSLYNIQLVREFANEYLNKSFYLTTEDMLYSPLVLKHNVMVFIAELFWWFETVKPEFVQPRDLQELKDARAAAQPKSARPSVPISNATKRSFLVSPGVADNQSSPEVCNRYFLHPDDSDPLKGGPTFSPSHPLLPLRQRQQMQQGEDTPGLRFRSNSLTQMDGQPRASVAAWPDKRQRPLSTLSPFMLHAATDSDADIASGDNISLARSISKDSLASNITNITPKHQTSVHQLSQGVVRKVNGHSLLSNVNIEDEEETLLAVARTDCTTIQKQVDGMPATATVGPKPSTESKPATDCFYLEPLMPAVLKTAKEKSVCLNKEEECGEGPLSSGRGSLRRGDGSTSVVRRKTPINLNQTFSPPGEETDSSEEPTQGQTGFRLASTDGTDLLSRDPAGGFYLHSDAEEPKSGHGVDAELEDLDEDEEDLDEAVTTKDPSWPRKDLNEEDEEEESAKLQEDMNVKEHEDKDINGGSGRSSPCLSTHSQASSMASGSVRMTSFAERKYQQQRFGSNHDLRSSASSSQRTTPDGSESSGPLASSWRMKRDQSPSSPLGGSIRAGDVSGGTVLASELVQLRMQLEEKRRAIEHQKKKMEVLSARQRQKLGKAAFLHIVKKGGGRSETLPNPLKADIPKDEINGEKGPKSKDDVCVDALRGGKEVAATTLPGALEADKKVNSGSFYLEEELDLNECSRSIDLLNDAISSIQQQMMQLSVQQEMLMKQNVQSPPAATPPPPTGEKKCDSKSSASFHYVEHLSGTNTAPTRKPPKLSSGRSSRSKPSELKIAKEQGRHTSRTLTPTHSGSESAPHPRHLAGGRSPRTEQPDSPRNLTTRDAVDMHGSSHIRSPTFRLHDEANMRLPTRVDLTAVVVPEVSFNKCMSSTMREPELNSLELSLENISSEEVQRSKTHLIEVDLSELKATDDEVAADATTEAGDGEQKSVLGFFFKDEQKAEDELAKKRAAFLLKQQKKAEEARLRKHQLEAESELKRDEARRKAEEERLRKEEEKTRRELIKQEYLRRKQQEMLEEQGLVKPKTPKPKQKHRPKTVFREESSSDNFSKCSSTPENLSTAQSGSSLSLASAATNEADSVNSGGASSQRCDSVESFPGSRTNSRTAERDWDNGSTASSITSMAEYTGPKLFKEPSAKSNKPIIHNAISHCCLAGKVNEPQKNQILEELEKCESNHLMILFRDGGCQFRALYSYFPDTEEIQKLTGTGPKSISKKMIDKLYKYSSDRKQFTVIPAKTVSVSVDALTIHNHLWQPKRGTVPKKSVK
- the camsap1b gene encoding calmodulin-regulated spectrin-associated protein 1-B isoform X2, with product MDVDFCAGGDSTRRKMDLAGVAEGTIDVTPLEMYDSSRAKIAANLRWLFAKAYGIDHIPEDLRDPFYTDQYEQEHIKPPVIRLLLSCELYCRVCTLILKTEQAASLQSHLSVIQALSRKGIYVVDSDDTRVTEGDLACVPIKMSAHMPMIDALMMAYTVEMISIEKVVASVKRFSTFSASKELPFDLEDAMVFWINKVNMKMREIAERDHKVKHHPLESPSHQKSPSKWYWKLVPVRYRREHASGQHLAFPLVEDLMRDVCDGAALLTVVHYYCSDIMKLEDIRLKEVPSIADSLYNIQLVREFANEYLNKSFYLTTEDMLYSPLVLKHNVMVFIAELFWWFETVKPEFVQPRDLQELKDARAAAQPKSARPSVPISNATKRSFLVSPGVADNQSSPEVCNSKGGPTFSPSHPLLPLRQRQQMQQGEDTPGLRFRSNSLTQMDGQPRASVAAWPDKRQRPLSTLSPFMLHAATDSDADIASGDNISLARSISKDSLASNITNITPKHQTSVHQLSQGVVRKVNGHSLLSNVNIEDEEETLLAVARTDCTTIQKQVDGMPATATVGPKPSTESKPATDCFYLEPLMPAVLKTAKEKSVCLNKEEECGEGPLSSGRGSLRRGDGSTSVVRRKTPINLNQTFSPPGEETDSSEEPTQGQTGFRLASTDGTDLLSRDPAGGFYLHSDAEEPKSGHGVDAELEDLDEDEEDLDEAVTTKDPSWPRKDLNEEDEEEESAKLQEDMNVKEHEDKDINGGSGRSSPCLSTHSQASSMASGSVRMTSFAERKYQQQRFGSNHDLRSSASSSQRTTPDGSESSGPLASSWRMKRDQSPSSPLGGSIRAGDVSGGTVLASELVQLRMQLEEKRRAIEHQKKKMEVLSARQRQKLGKAAFLHIVKKGGGRSETLPNPLKADIPKDEINGEKGPKSKDDVCVDALRGGKEVAATTLPGALEADKKVNSGSFYLEEELDLNECSRSIDLLNDAISSIQQQMMQLSVQQEMLMKQNVQSPPAATPPPPTGEKKCDSKSSASFHYVEHLSGTNTAPTRKPPKLSSGRSSRSKPSELKIAKEQGRHTSRTLTPTHSGSESAPHPRHLAGGRSPRTEQPDSPRNLTTRDAVDMHGSSHIRSPTFRLHDEANMRLPTRVDLTAVVVPEVSFNKCMSSTMREPELNSLELSLENISSEEVQRSKTHLIEVDLSELKATDDEVAADATTEAGDGEQKSVLGFFFKDEQKAEDELAKKRAAFLLKQQKKAEEARLRKHQLEAESELKRDEARRKAEEERLRKEEEKTRRELIKQEYLRRKQQEMLEEQGLVKPKTPKPKQKHRPKTVFREESSSDNFSKCSSTPENLSTAQSGSSLSLASAATNEADSVNSGGASSQRCDSVESFPGSRTNSRTAERDWDNGSTASSITSMAEYTGPKLFKEPSAKSNKPIIHNAISHCCLAGKVNEPQKNQILEELEKCESNHLMILFRDGGCQFRALYSYFPDTEEIQKLTGTGPKSISKKMIDKLYKYSSDRKQFTVIPAKTVSVSVDALTIHNHLWQPKRGTVPKKSVK